Proteins co-encoded in one Arachis hypogaea cultivar Tifrunner chromosome 13, arahy.Tifrunner.gnm2.J5K5, whole genome shotgun sequence genomic window:
- the LOC112737572 gene encoding formin-like protein 10, with protein MELTRPGYAVIYVILLCALAQGGSEGKRGEDDDFSPSSLLVHTTQQAEIVPKHRKELTKNIEAKELDLHAKEESNDIRPILFRENNTHKATKSNQTIDPPTPQPQSPPPRRSHRLVAASRSLTESSDPVTSPPPNKNEDDKQPKTTVHGAAAVSGILMALGVSFCYRQVKTNKEEKEDILILTSKDYAGGSPKIVRLGDNTELNKHNKEEESGTDNNEKKTSDDDAISGSIDNKNEGSNATSEVETTAPLQVVEHVVEFAPGPPQPPPPPPTRSAPLPPPAPRPPPPPVPPRGNGPPPPPPPRLPGLGPRAPPPPPLRGGRGTSHPPPVPSRPLSKRFRNVARVDSFTEAPDPAKPKLKPFFWDKVNAKSDQAMVWHEISGGSFVFNEEQMEFLFGCTNHNKNERKKDSPQIDSAQLVQIIDKKKAQNLSILLKALNVTTEEVVDAIKEGNELPIELMQTLVKMAPTSDEELKLRLYTGPLSDLGPAEKFLKVLVDIPFAFRRIECLIFMCTLQEESSTMREYFTTLEVACKKLVKSRLFLKLLEAVLKTGNRMNDGTYRGGAQAFKLDTLLKLSDVKGTDGKTTLLHFVVQEIIRSEGVRALRTAKESGSMPNLETEDSSEENYRSLGIEVVSGLSAELLDVRMAALIDGDLISSTVAKLSHSLSKTREFLDTEMKNVQEDGEFRSCMEGFLEKATSEVAWLIEEEKRITELVKGTADYFHGNSGKEEGLRLFAVVRDFLFILDKVCKEVKETNIKEAKINAASKNYNNNNNNHNDNNNNNSNVKESSPSVTPSSTTEAQQQNSGPSELHRRLFPAIVQRRVDDDSSSDDDYDDDDDNNKISP; from the exons ATGGAGTTGACAAGACCTGGCTATGCCGTAATTTATGTCATTCTACTTTGCGCCTTGGCACAAGGGGGCTCAGAGGGGAAGAGGGGCGAGGACGATGATTTTTCTCCATCATCGTTACTTGTACACACAACACAACAG GCCGAGATAGTGCCAAAACATAGAAAAGAATTGACAAAGAACATTGAAGCCAAAGAGTTGGACTTACATGCAAAAGAAGAGAGCAATGACATTAGGCCAATACTTTTCAGAGAAAACAACACACACAAAGCAACCAAATCAAACCAAACTATTGATCCACCAACACCACAACCACAGTCACCGCCACCGCGACGATCTCATCGACTCGTTGCCGCTTCTAGATCTCTAACAGAGAGTAGTGATCCTGTAACTTCTCCTCCACCTAATAAAAATGAAGATGACAAACAACCAAAAACGACGGTTCATGGTGCTGCTGCTGTATCAGGAATTCTAATGGCACTTGGGGTGTCCTTTTGCTATAGACAGGTCAAaaccaacaaagaggaaaaagaagatataCTAATATTAACCTCAAAGGATTATGCTGGCG GTTCACCAAAGATTGTTCGTTTGGGAGATAATACTGAACTTAACAAGCATAATAAGGAAGAAGAATCTGGTACAGATAACAATGAAAAGAAAACTTCTGATGATGATGCTATAAGTGGCTCAATTGATAATAAGAATGAAGGTAGCAACGCTACCTCAGAAGTTGAGACAACAGCACCATTACAAGTTGTGGAACATGTAGTTGAATTTGCACCAGGcccaccacaaccaccaccaccgccaccaaCTCGATCAGCTCCACTACCTCCCCCGGCCCCACGGCCCCCTCCACCGCCGGTCCCCCCACGGGGCAACGGTCCGCCACCACCACCGCCTCCAAGGCTACCCGGTCTGGGCCCTCGGGCGCCACCGCCGCCGCCTTTAAGAGGAGGGCGAGGAACAAGTCATCCTCCACCTGTTCCTTCAAGACCATTGTCTAAAAGATTTAGAAATGTTGCTAGAGTAGATAGCTTTACTGAGGCCCCTGATCCTGCAAAGCCTAAACTAAAGCCATTTTTCTGGGACAAGGTTAATGCAAAATCTGATCAAGCAATGGTGTGGCACGAAATCAGCGGAGGTTCATTCGT ATTCAATGAGGAACAGATGGAGTTTTTATTTGGTTGCACAAACCATAACAAAAATGAACGCAAAAAGGATTCACCACAAATTGATTCAGCACAGCTTGTTCAGATTATTGACAAGAAAAAAGCACAGAATTTGTCAATTCTTTTGAAAGCTTTGAATGTGACAACAGAGGAAGTTGTTGATGCCATTAAAGAAG GTAATGAGCTTCCTATTGAGCTCATGCAGACACTGGTGAAGATGGCTCCGACATCCGACGAAGAATTGAAGCTTAGGTTATATACAGGACCCCTTTCTGATCTTGGCCCTGCAGAGAAGTTTCTCAAAGTCTTGGTAGATATTCCATTTGCTTTCAGACGCATTGAATGTTTGATTTTCATGTGTACCCTTCAAGAAGAGTCCTCAACTATGAGGGAGTATTTCACAACATTAGAG GTTGCTTGCAAGAAACTTGTAAAAAGTAGGCTATTCTTGAAGCTTCTAGAAGCAGTTCTTAAAACCGGCAACCGAATGAACGACGGAACATACCGCGGCGGCGCGCAAGCATTCAAGCTGGACACACTCTTGAAGCTATCAGACGTGAAAGGAACAGATGGGAAGACGACGCTGCTGCACTTCGTTGTTCAAGAAATCATTCGATCCGAGGGAGTTAGAGCTCTAAGAACGGCGAAAGAAAGCGGAAGCATGCCAAACTTGGAAACAGAGGATTCTTCTGAAGAAAACTACCGAAGCCTCGGCATTGAAGTAGTTTCAGGCCTAAGCGCTGAGCTATTGGACGTGAGAATGGCGGCGTTAATAGACGGCGATTTGATCAGTTCTACGGTGGCGAAACTCAGCCACTCGCTTTCCAAGACTCGAGAGTTTCTTGACACCGAGATGAAGAACGTTCAAGAAGACGGCGAGTTCCGATCTTGCATGGAGGGATTTCTGGAGAAGGCGACATCGGAAGTGGCTTGGTTGATTGAGGAGGAGAAGAGGATAACGGAACTTGTTAAGGGAACTGCAGATTATTTTCACGGTAATTCAGGGAAAGAAGAAGGGCTTAGATTGTTCGCCGTTGTCCGCGATTTCTTGTTCATATTGGATAAGGTGTGCAAGGAGGTGAAGGAAACAAACATTAAAGAGGCAAAGATTAATGCTGCTTCAAagaattataataataacaataataatcataatgataataacaataataatagtaatgttAAAGAGTCTTCACCGTCAGTGACGCCGTCTTCTACCACGGAAGCTCAACAGCAAAATTCAGGGCCTTCTGAACTTCATAGGAGATTGTTTCCTGCTATTGTCCAGAGGAGAGTGGATGATGATTCTAGCTCTGATGATGACTACGACGATGACGACGATAATAACAAAATTTCTCCATAA
- the LOC112737573 gene encoding protein FAR1-RELATED SEQUENCE 5, translated as MDVDSEPLSSQENVEDCMMNGVEENVNCTCDCGGSSSKCVSVTADDIINQTFETSDAAYNLYVRYARCLGFGVRKGDTARGKDGTQRRRRFFCSKEGKRAEKYISSLSRKREHRALTRTGCEAMLAVYLDTKTSTWRVKKLVEKHNHDLVPKCLVHLIPNHRGLTEPQKAQANTMHDHGLPTSKIMGLMVGQAGGYANVGFTKKDLDNHFQRTRRAKLIGGDSNATISYLLGKADVDPMAMVRYSATDEGRLASLFWADGICRSDYQCFGDVLAFDTTYRKNKYRRPLVIFSGYNHHRQTCIFGFALVEDERTATYTWLLQNFLEVMLNKSPSVVVTDGDEAMKAAIREIFPDATHRLCGWHIQKNVTAKIKNKKFSNDFKRCLYTPWHPDEFEEYWENMIKKYGLEENEWVLNEYEKRKSWASAYLRDKFCAGLRTTSRCEAINNFIKRFICIHQSLLELVQNLEHALRDYRNNELVSQFKTLYGEPVLTTGLEALELSAANFYTREILGEVKKEIQRVVALDVINEENISTTVVLKVKECDRRQHIYNVLYDRNTEHMECECSRWSSEGIPCSHMFCAMKRVGLQKLPDRLLLKRWSKDAKKYLDESSAGGTTQDREREFLMRYGALSVAATWMVFLGAQDGPSFHDTMNEVWCWTQTLEQKSDLKRQTRDSN; from the coding sequence ATGGATGTTGACTCGGAACCACTCAGTTCACAAGAGAACGTCGAAGATTGCATGATGAATGGTGTGGAAGAAAATGTTAACTGCACTTGTGATTGCGGTGGCAGCAGTAGTAAGTGTGTGTCTGTGACGGCCGATGATATTATAAACCAGACCTTTGAAACATCGGATGCAGCTTATAACTTGTATGTACGTTATGCGAGGTGTCTCGGGTTTGGAGTTCGCAAGGGTGATACAGCACGTGGAAAAGATGGAACACAGCGCAGAAGGAGGTTTTTTTGCAGCAAGGAAGGAAAGAGAGCCGAGAAATACATATCTAGTTTGAGTAGGAAGAGGGAGCATAGAGCGCTGACTCGCACTGGTTGTGAAGCCATGCTTGCGGTGTATCTTGACACTAAAACTTCGACTTGGAGGGTTAAAAAATTAGTTGAGAAGCACAACCACGATCTTGTCCCAAAATGCTTGGTACACCTAATTCCAAACCATCGAGGGTTGACTGAGCCACAAAAAGCTCAGGCGAATACCATGCATGATCATGGTCTTCCAACCTCTAAAATAATGGGACTAATGGTAGGCCAAGCCGGTGGTTATGCCAATGTCGGGTTCACAAAGAAGGACCTAGATAATCACTTTCAAAGAACTCGTCGTGCAAAgctcattggtggggattccaatGCGACGATTAGCTATCTACTTGGGAAAGCAGATGTCGACCCGATGGCCATGGTAAGGTACAGTGCTACTGATGAAGGTCGGCTGGCAAGTTTATTTTGGGCAGATGGCATTTGTAGGTCCGATTATCAGTGCTTTGGAGATGTGCTTGCATTCGATACAACCTACCGGAAGAATAAGTACAGAAGGCCGTTGGTAATCTTCTCAGGTTATAACCATCACCGCCAAACATGTATATTTGGTTTTGCCTTGGTAGAGGACGAACGGACAGCAACATATACATGGTTGTTGCAAAACTTTCTAGAAGTCATGCTGAACAAGTCTCCCAGTGTTGTGGTCACAGATGGTGACGAAGCAATGAAGGCAGCAATTCGAGAAATCTTCCCGGATGCAACTCACCGATTATGTGGTTGGCACATTCAGAAGAATGTAAcggcaaaaataaaaaacaaaaaattttccaACGACTTCAAAAGATGTTTGTATACTCCATGGCATCCGGATGAATTTGAAGAATATTGGgagaatatgataaaaaaatatgggTTGGAGGAAAATGAATGGGTTCTAAATGAATATGAGAAGAGGAAAAGTTGGGCAAGCGCTTACTTGAGGGATAAATTCTGTGCTGGACTTAGAACAACATCAAGGTGTGAGGCGATAAACAACTTCATCAAGAGGTTTATTTGCATTCACCAAAGTCTTCTAGAGTTGGTCCAAAATCTTGAACATGCTCTTAGGGACTATAGAAACAATGAATTAGTTTCTCAATTTAAGACGCTGTATGGAGAGCCCGTTCTAACTACTGGGCTAGAAGCATTGGAGCTTTCTGCTGCCAATTTTTACACAAGGGAGATTCTTGGAGAAGTAAAAAAGGAGATTCAAAGAGTGGTCGCATTAGATGTAATAAATGAGGAAAACATATCAACCACTGTTGTGTTAAAAGTTAAGGAGTGTGACAGGAGGCAACATATTTATAACGTACTTTATGATCGCAATACTGAGCATATGGAGTGTGAATGTAGTCGGTGGAGTAGTGAAGGCATTCCTTGCAGCCACATGTTTTGTGCAATGAAAAGGGTAGGTTTACAGAAGTTGCCAGATAGACTTCTTTTGAAAAGATGGTCGAAGGATGCTAAGAAGTATCTGGATGAAAGTTCTGCTGGAGGCACTACGCAAGACAGAGAAAGAGAATTTTTAATGCGCTATGGCGCATTGTCAGTGGCAGCTACGTGGATGGTATTCTTAGGAGCTCAAGATGGTCCTTCTTTCCATGACACTATGAATGAAGTCTGGTGTTGGACCCAAACACTAGAACAAAAATCTGACTTGAAAAGACAAACAAGAGATTCAAATTAA